The following proteins come from a genomic window of Paenibacillus sp. CAA11:
- the sigW gene encoding RNA polymerase sigma factor SigW, translating into MVEHFDTRLVKLARKGNQEAFAELVELYKDKLYHLAYRMLNNRHEAEDVVQETFLRVHKNWMRYDENQKFSTWIYRIATNLSIDRLRKRKPSYSLDAELNDQEGTDGYALIPGDERTPESEYMLSETQQSIHQAIDSLPAKYKSVMILRYLQEMSLQEIGDTLGMPVTTVKTRVHRGREFLRKKLESSKFFI; encoded by the coding sequence ATGGTTGAACATTTTGATACGAGATTGGTCAAGCTGGCCCGTAAAGGGAACCAGGAAGCTTTCGCTGAGCTCGTAGAGCTGTATAAGGACAAGCTTTATCATTTAGCATACCGCATGTTAAATAACCGGCATGAAGCCGAGGATGTCGTGCAGGAGACCTTCCTGCGTGTACATAAGAACTGGATGCGTTACGATGAGAATCAGAAGTTCTCTACCTGGATATACCGTATTGCAACGAACCTCTCTATAGACCGACTGCGTAAGCGCAAGCCAAGCTATTCTTTGGATGCGGAATTGAACGATCAGGAGGGCACCGATGGTTACGCACTCATCCCGGGAGATGAACGTACACCGGAGAGTGAGTATATGCTGTCGGAAACCCAGCAGAGCATCCATCAGGCGATAGACAGCCTGCCTGCGAAGTATAAGTCGGTGATGATTCTCCGTTATCTGCAGGAGATGTCTTTGCAGGAAATTGGGGATACTTTAGGCATGCCCGTAACGACGGTCAAGACCCGTGTCCATCGGGGGCGGGAGTTTTTGCGCAAAAAGTTAGAATCTTCTAAATTTTTTATTTGA
- a CDS encoding CdaR family protein: MDKWFNNNNIAKVIALCISIILWAMVHLDSTTTVAPVTPQVSTKTIDNLKIQIANFDEDKYVLYGLEPDKVRLEVAGKRTSITSVFSDDNYKVKLDLKNVTPGTKTLPLITEVPSGVDVVALTPSYVKVTIEAKASKTFEANVVTTGEPSEGLQIGTPVLKDGGKVKVTLPESEIGEVQKVQATLDVSGIDGSIKGKSVKLAAYDKAGQIMKNAEISPDTVEVDVPVIKLYKSVPVTIQTTGKLPEGYALSDVESSVEQVVVYGPKETLDTITSYPITVDLGKLQGQKESVFTVDLTPPKGFEKIEPSSLQVTVKAAPFIARTIEGVPITLNNLGTDYSAKILTPPGGILSIPVEGTTDRVSGLTTKDIALVADLSGLGPGTHKLTLQLDLPRYVHLTDDASLTAEVEITAKDKPATTAPGTNKDKEPDQVQTEPDQTDGDASKGGTGGSGADGGTGSSNSGNNTDESNTNSTNAP; encoded by the coding sequence ATGGATAAATGGTTCAATAACAATAATATTGCGAAAGTGATCGCCCTTTGTATCAGTATTATTCTGTGGGCGATGGTGCACCTGGATAGTACGACGACGGTCGCTCCGGTTACGCCCCAGGTCAGCACGAAGACCATTGATAACTTGAAGATTCAGATCGCTAATTTTGACGAGGATAAATATGTGCTGTATGGCCTTGAGCCGGATAAAGTCCGGCTTGAGGTTGCAGGTAAGCGTACAAGCATCACTTCGGTTTTTTCCGATGATAATTACAAGGTAAAGTTGGATTTGAAAAATGTCACTCCGGGCACAAAGACCCTGCCTTTGATTACAGAGGTTCCTTCCGGGGTAGACGTCGTGGCATTAACTCCGTCTTACGTCAAGGTTACAATTGAGGCTAAAGCCTCAAAGACCTTTGAAGCGAATGTTGTGACCACCGGAGAGCCTTCAGAGGGGCTCCAGATCGGCACACCTGTATTGAAGGATGGAGGGAAGGTAAAGGTCACCCTGCCTGAAAGTGAAATTGGAGAGGTACAAAAGGTGCAAGCCACGCTTGATGTGTCCGGAATTGACGGGTCTATCAAAGGGAAATCCGTAAAGCTTGCAGCTTACGATAAGGCTGGGCAGATTATGAAGAATGCCGAAATTTCTCCTGATACGGTTGAAGTCGATGTCCCGGTCATCAAGCTCTACAAGAGCGTTCCGGTCACAATACAAACGACAGGAAAGCTGCCTGAAGGCTATGCCCTCTCCGATGTGGAGAGCAGCGTAGAGCAGGTCGTCGTATATGGGCCTAAAGAAACATTAGACACTATTACTTCTTACCCGATCACGGTGGATCTAGGCAAGCTGCAGGGACAAAAGGAGTCTGTCTTTACGGTAGACTTGACGCCGCCTAAAGGTTTTGAGAAAATCGAGCCGAGCTCTTTGCAGGTGACTGTTAAAGCAGCACCTTTTATCGCCAGGACCATCGAGGGCGTTCCCATTACGCTGAATAACCTGGGTACCGATTACTCGGCCAAGATATTAACGCCGCCAGGAGGGATTTTGTCCATTCCTGTGGAGGGAACCACAGATCGAGTATCCGGTCTGACGACGAAGGATATTGCCCTGGTCGCGGACTTAAGCGGGCTTGGACCTGGTACTCACAAGCTGACCCTGCAGTTGGATCTGCCGCGTTATGTTCATCTGACCGATGACGCCTCTCTTACGGCAGAGGTTGAGATTACCGCCAAAGATAAGCCGGCTACAACGGCTCCGGGGACAAATAAAGATAAGGAGCCGGATCAGGTGCAGACCGAGCCGGATCAGACTGATGGTGATGCGTCCAAAGGCGGGACCGGTGGGAGCGGCGCCGATGGAGGAACAGGCAGCAGTAATTCAGGGAACAACACAGATGAGAGCAATACAAATTCCACTAATGCTCCTTGA
- the glmM gene encoding phosphoglucosamine mutase, protein MGKYFGTDGVRGVANKELTAELAYRIGRAGGYVLTGQASKPKVVIGMDTRISGLMLESALVAGLLSIGANVVRLGVVSTPAVAYLTRILGADAGVMISASHNPVEDNGIKFFGSDGFKLSDETELQIEELLDKEVDELPRPVGGDLGSVEVDEHSKLKYLEHLKSTITSSFAGLKIVLDCANGAAFELAPKLFRELGADVITLAAEPNGLNINDHCGSTHPEKLKEEVVRHGADLGLAFDGDADRLIAIDELGQEVDGDHILCICGEAMNRAGKLKESTIVTTVMSNIGFYKATEQLGLNTAKTAVGDRYVMAEMRKGGYNLGGEQSGHVIFLDYNTTGDGILTAIQLVDTLRKADKKLSELKQLMVQYPQVLVNVRVQDKSKYNGNTAIAEAIASVEKTLGDNGRVLVRPSGTESLIRVMAEGPDKAELERYVADIAGVVERELV, encoded by the coding sequence ATGGGGAAATATTTTGGAACGGACGGTGTACGCGGAGTAGCGAATAAGGAGCTGACCGCAGAGCTTGCGTACCGTATTGGACGTGCAGGCGGGTACGTATTAACAGGACAGGCGTCCAAGCCTAAAGTGGTGATTGGCATGGACACCCGGATCTCCGGTTTGATGCTTGAATCTGCACTGGTGGCAGGTCTCTTGTCCATCGGGGCTAACGTTGTACGTCTGGGGGTAGTCTCTACACCAGCTGTTGCTTATTTAACGCGTATTTTGGGAGCGGATGCGGGGGTTATGATCTCTGCTTCCCATAATCCTGTGGAGGATAATGGAATTAAGTTCTTTGGCAGTGATGGGTTTAAACTATCGGATGAAACCGAGCTTCAAATTGAAGAGCTGCTGGATAAAGAAGTGGATGAGCTTCCTCGCCCTGTAGGAGGAGATTTGGGTAGCGTGGAGGTTGACGAGCATTCCAAGCTGAAGTACCTGGAGCATCTGAAATCAACGATTACGTCTTCTTTTGCTGGCCTCAAAATCGTATTGGATTGTGCGAACGGGGCTGCCTTTGAGCTTGCTCCAAAGCTGTTTAGAGAGCTAGGCGCTGATGTCATCACTTTGGCTGCTGAGCCTAACGGGCTCAATATCAATGATCATTGCGGCTCTACACATCCCGAGAAGCTGAAGGAAGAGGTCGTCCGCCATGGGGCGGATCTGGGTCTCGCCTTCGATGGTGATGCAGATCGTCTGATTGCGATTGATGAATTAGGCCAAGAGGTGGACGGTGACCATATTCTGTGCATCTGCGGAGAAGCGATGAATCGCGCTGGAAAATTGAAGGAGAGCACGATTGTAACTACGGTCATGAGTAATATCGGCTTTTATAAGGCAACTGAGCAGCTTGGTCTTAACACCGCCAAGACAGCCGTTGGCGACCGCTATGTGATGGCTGAGATGCGGAAGGGAGGCTATAACCTTGGAGGTGAGCAGTCCGGGCATGTGATCTTCCTGGATTATAATACGACAGGTGACGGAATTCTGACGGCGATTCAATTGGTGGATACCCTCCGGAAGGCTGACAAGAAACTCAGTGAGCTGAAGCAGCTGATGGTTCAATATCCGCAGGTCCTTGTCAATGTTCGTGTGCAGGATAAGAGCAAATATAACGGCAATACTGCGATCGCTGAAGCGATTGCCTCTGTAGAGAAGACCTTGGGGGATAATGGCCGGGTGCTGGTTCGTCCATCGGGGACCGAGTCGCTGATCCGCGTTATGGCCGAGGGCCCAGATAAGGCGGAGCTTGAACGCTATGTAGCAGATATTGCTGGTGTAGTAGAACGCGAACTAGTGTAA
- the ppc gene encoding phosphoenolpyruvate carboxylase yields the protein MTELTVTANKSNSNNLLRRDIRFLGNILGEVLVHQGGNELLDIVEKIREASKSLRAVFLPELHEEFKQLVNTLEPEIRHQVIRAFAIYFQLVNIAEQNHRIRRKRDYERSAGEAVQQGSIEASVKDLKERGFTYEEVQDILQGMSLELVMTAHPTEAMRRAILDIHKRIADDVMMLDNPTLTFREREQLREKLLNEVITLWQTDELRDRKPTVLDEVRNGMYYFHETLFHVLPDVYQELERCLSKYYPEHYWHVPAYLRFGSWIGGDRDGNPSVTANVTWETLRMQRKLAVREYQRILTDLFKYLSFSTSIVNVTDELLSSIEQDSAQVILNKTPEWTNEKEPYRIKLTYMTEKLYNVLDSSKKGTPAQYSEPEEFIKDLKIIDRSLRHHYADYVADTHIRNLIRQVELFGFHTATLDIRQHSKEHENAMTEILAHMNIVENYSLLGEPDKVKLLEQLLNDPRPLTSPYQEYSENTTECLEVYRTVYKAQQEFGKKCISSYLISMAEATSDVLEVMVFAKEVGLFRQEADGSVTCTLQSVPLFETIDDLHAAPAILKELFSIPVYRESVAAMNDLQEIMLGYSDSNKDGGVVTANWELRVALKELTATAKEFGIKLKFFHGRGGALGRGGMPLNRSILVQPPQTIGGGIKITEQGEVISSRYSLRGIAYRSLEQATSALLTAAVAARLPEQNDLYEEKWEQIVAGISETSLHKYQDLIFRDPDFMKFFKESTPLLEVGELNIGSRPSKRKNSDKFEDLRAIPWVFAWTQSRYLLPAWYAAGTGLQQFYQNNEENLKIMQDMYVNFPFFRSLIDTLQFAIVKADLVIAKEYANMCDDPVIKERIFGQIEEEFNLTKSLILKITGVEEIFDHEPALQESIRQRNPYVDPLSYLQVQLLTELRSLRAQEQDDAVLLREVLLTINGIAAGLRNTG from the coding sequence ATGACTGAGTTAACGGTAACTGCCAACAAGAGTAATTCCAACAACCTGCTGCGGCGCGATATCCGTTTTTTGGGCAATATATTAGGAGAAGTCCTTGTCCATCAAGGCGGCAATGAGCTCTTAGATATTGTCGAAAAGATACGTGAGGCGAGCAAGTCGCTGCGCGCTGTGTTCTTGCCAGAGCTGCATGAGGAATTCAAGCAGCTGGTCAATACGCTTGAACCTGAAATCCGTCATCAAGTGATCCGGGCTTTCGCTATTTACTTTCAACTAGTTAATATTGCTGAGCAGAATCACCGGATTCGGCGGAAACGCGATTATGAGCGTTCTGCTGGAGAGGCCGTTCAGCAAGGTTCAATCGAAGCTTCCGTCAAGGATCTTAAAGAGCGTGGCTTTACCTATGAGGAGGTCCAGGATATTTTGCAGGGGATGTCCCTGGAGCTGGTTATGACAGCACATCCAACAGAAGCTATGCGTAGAGCGATTCTTGATATTCATAAACGGATCGCTGATGATGTGATGATGCTGGATAATCCGACTCTTACTTTCCGCGAGCGGGAGCAGCTTCGCGAGAAGCTCCTAAATGAAGTCATTACTTTGTGGCAGACAGATGAGCTGAGAGATCGGAAGCCAACCGTACTGGATGAGGTCCGCAACGGCATGTATTATTTCCATGAAACCTTATTCCATGTCCTGCCTGATGTTTATCAGGAGTTGGAGCGCTGCTTAAGTAAGTATTATCCGGAGCATTACTGGCATGTGCCAGCCTATCTTCGTTTCGGATCCTGGATTGGTGGGGACCGGGATGGGAACCCATCGGTAACCGCGAATGTCACCTGGGAGACTTTGAGAATGCAGCGGAAGCTAGCTGTGAGAGAATACCAGCGGATTTTGACGGACCTATTCAAATACTTAAGCTTCAGTACATCCATTGTTAATGTTACAGATGAGCTGCTAAGCTCGATTGAGCAGGATAGCGCCCAAGTCATTCTCAATAAGACTCCAGAATGGACTAATGAGAAGGAACCTTACCGGATTAAGCTGACGTATATGACTGAGAAGCTCTATAATGTGCTGGATTCATCTAAGAAGGGAACACCAGCTCAATACAGTGAACCCGAAGAGTTTATTAAGGATTTGAAAATCATTGATCGCAGCCTGCGACATCACTACGCCGATTACGTCGCGGATACTCATATCCGCAATTTGATTCGTCAGGTTGAGCTGTTTGGATTCCATACAGCAACTCTGGATATTAGACAGCATAGTAAAGAGCATGAAAATGCGATGACAGAAATTTTGGCACATATGAATATTGTCGAGAATTACTCTTTGCTCGGGGAGCCGGATAAGGTTAAGCTGCTCGAGCAGCTGCTTAATGATCCACGGCCTCTAACGTCTCCTTATCAGGAGTACAGCGAGAACACAACGGAATGCCTTGAGGTGTACCGCACCGTTTACAAGGCACAGCAGGAGTTCGGCAAGAAATGCATCTCCAGTTATTTGATCAGTATGGCTGAGGCAACAAGTGATGTGCTGGAAGTCATGGTCTTCGCCAAAGAGGTAGGGCTGTTCCGTCAAGAAGCGGATGGTTCTGTCACTTGTACGCTGCAATCCGTGCCGTTATTTGAAACGATAGATGATCTTCATGCAGCGCCTGCTATTCTGAAGGAACTGTTCAGCATTCCGGTATACCGTGAGTCGGTAGCTGCAATGAACGATCTCCAAGAGATCATGCTTGGATACTCTGACAGCAACAAGGACGGCGGGGTTGTTACGGCAAACTGGGAATTGCGAGTGGCTCTTAAGGAGCTTACTGCTACGGCCAAGGAATTCGGCATTAAGTTGAAGTTCTTCCATGGCCGCGGAGGAGCTTTGGGCCGTGGAGGAATGCCGCTCAACCGCAGCATTCTGGTGCAGCCGCCGCAGACGATTGGCGGAGGGATTAAGATCACGGAGCAGGGAGAAGTCATTTCGTCCAGATACTCCCTTAGAGGCATTGCATACCGGAGTTTGGAGCAAGCAACCTCTGCGCTGCTTACGGCAGCTGTAGCGGCACGTCTGCCGGAGCAGAATGACCTCTACGAAGAGAAATGGGAGCAGATCGTAGCAGGAATCTCTGAGACGTCGCTTCATAAATATCAGGATTTAATTTTCCGGGACCCGGACTTTATGAAGTTCTTCAAGGAATCAACACCGCTGCTTGAGGTGGGTGAGCTTAACATCGGTTCTCGCCCATCGAAGCGTAAGAATAGCGATAAGTTCGAAGACCTGCGTGCAATTCCATGGGTTTTTGCCTGGACACAGAGTCGTTATCTGCTGCCTGCATGGTATGCTGCGGGAACAGGGCTTCAGCAGTTCTACCAGAATAATGAAGAGAATCTGAAGATCATGCAGGATATGTATGTGAACTTCCCGTTCTTCCGTTCGCTGATCGACACCCTTCAATTCGCCATTGTTAAGGCAGACCTCGTTATTGCCAAGGAATATGCCAATATGTGCGATGATCCGGTGATCAAAGAGCGGATTTTCGGTCAAATTGAAGAGGAGTTCAATTTGACCAAGTCCTTGATCCTGAAGATCACAGGAGTGGAAGAAATTTTTGATCATGAGCCAGCTCTTCAAGAGTCGATTCGCCAGCGCAATCCATATGTGGATCCGCTCAGCTATTTGCAAGTTCAATTGCTGACAGAGCTTCGCTCCCTTAGAGCACAAGAACAGGATGACGCTGTTCTGCTCCGGGAAGTGCTTCTTACGATCAATGGAATTGCTGCAGGACTTCGGAATACTGGCTGA
- a CDS encoding zf-HC2 domain-containing protein yields MDCKQAATLMHDYLDEDLSQTEARELKAHLDACPSCMQRFKQLEQTELMLFAAVKTSVPSASDTLVEQIMRKIPKQRKQQAWLKWIRRHPALTAAALFLVVMVFSTLSVWKANDQLIVKGPNLDQVKIEGHTVIVPEGTTIAGDLTVENGNTQVYGEVQGNLTVIDGALYQASTAKIAGDAKIIDQALDWIWYRITNTFSEVAYR; encoded by the coding sequence ATGGATTGCAAACAAGCTGCCACTTTAATGCATGACTATTTGGATGAAGATCTGTCTCAGACAGAAGCGCGCGAACTCAAAGCTCATCTGGATGCATGCCCGTCCTGCATGCAGCGGTTCAAACAGCTGGAGCAGACTGAATTGATGCTGTTTGCTGCGGTTAAAACCTCTGTTCCATCAGCTTCGGATACATTGGTAGAGCAGATCATGCGGAAAATACCGAAGCAGCGTAAGCAGCAGGCTTGGTTAAAGTGGATCAGACGGCATCCGGCGTTGACGGCTGCTGCGCTATTTCTGGTGGTTATGGTCTTCAGTACGCTATCCGTATGGAAGGCGAATGACCAGCTTATTGTAAAGGGTCCTAATCTGGATCAAGTCAAGATAGAAGGACATACGGTCATTGTTCCGGAAGGAACAACCATTGCCGGAGATTTGACGGTGGAGAACGGCAATACGCAGGTATATGGGGAGGTTCAGGGCAACCTGACCGTCATAGATGGAGCCCTTTATCAGGCTTCAACCGCTAAAATTGCCGGAGATGCCAAAATAATCGATCAGGCACTGGACTGGATATGGTACAGGATTACGAACACATTCTCAGAAGTTGCTTATCGTTAA
- the cdaA gene encoding diadenylate cyclase CdaA: MDYFSNMTWQESIKDIIDILIVTYIIYHLILLVRGTRAVQLLKGILVLVIIWAVSTWLDLYTLKWLMNQMFTFGVLAVFIIFQPELRRALEQLGRGKLFGRSTADEEEFGRVISQIIKAVNYLSRRKIGALIVFERETGLNEYVESGIPMQSVITSELLINIFIPNTPLHDGAIIIQDNRITAAACYLPLSENPFISKELGTRHRAAIGISEVGDGVSIVVSEETGQISLALNGQVVRDINEESLISKLYDELRPKSASIEKKTPFWKRWGVKKHG; the protein is encoded by the coding sequence ATGGACTATTTTTCAAATATGACTTGGCAGGAGTCCATTAAGGACATTATCGATATTCTAATTGTTACTTATATAATATATCACCTCATTCTGCTGGTTCGGGGCACCCGGGCCGTCCAACTGCTTAAAGGTATTCTGGTGTTAGTGATCATCTGGGCTGTCAGCACTTGGCTGGATCTCTATACTCTAAAATGGCTCATGAATCAGATGTTCACTTTCGGCGTACTGGCCGTGTTCATCATCTTCCAGCCTGAGCTCAGACGTGCACTGGAGCAGCTTGGCCGCGGTAAGCTATTTGGTCGGAGTACCGCAGATGAAGAGGAGTTCGGGCGGGTGATTTCCCAAATTATTAAGGCCGTGAATTATTTATCACGAAGAAAGATTGGGGCTTTAATTGTTTTTGAACGGGAGACGGGACTGAACGAGTACGTGGAATCCGGAATTCCTATGCAGTCCGTGATTACTTCAGAGCTGCTCATTAATATCTTCATCCCGAACACGCCTTTGCATGATGGAGCTATCATTATTCAAGACAACCGGATTACGGCTGCAGCTTGTTATCTTCCGCTGTCAGAGAATCCATTCATTAGTAAGGAGCTTGGAACCCGTCACCGTGCGGCGATTGGCATAAGTGAGGTTGGCGATGGCGTATCGATTGTAGTATCCGAGGAGACAGGACAGATTTCGCTTGCACTCAACGGACAAGTAGTTCGGGATATTAATGAAGAATCTTTAATTTCTAAGCTCTACGACGAGCTGCGGCCAAAGTCAGCCTCCATCGAGAAGAAGACTCCTTTTTGGAAACGGTGGGGAGTGAAGAAGCATGGATAA